The Pirellulales bacterium DNA window GTGGCTTCGGCCATGCCATAGCACGGGGAAAAAACCCGCCGACGGAAGCCGCATTCGGCGAACGCTTCGACGAAACGCTCAATCGTCGTGGCGCGCACCGGTTCGGCGCCCGACAGAGCCAACTGCAACGAGCTCAAATCGAGCGTGCGGCGTTCCTCGGGCTTGATCTTGCGCACGCACAAGTCGTATGCGAAGTCGGGGGCGGCGATTGTCGTCGCGCGATAGTCGGACACCGCCTGCATCCAGCGCAGCGGTTGCTGAAAGAAGGCCAGCGGAGACAACATGACGTTGCGCCGACCGCTATACCAGCATTGCAGGATGCCGCCGACGAGGCCCATGTCGTGATAGGCGGGCAGCCAGGTGCAGGCGATGGCATCCTCGACGTCGAGCAGTTGTTCCATCTGCGCCAAATTGGCCAGCACGTTGCCGTGGCGAACCAGCACACCCTTGGGCGTTCCGGTCGAACCCGAGGTGTATTGCAAGAAGGCGGGCGCGTCGCGGTCGAGTTGCGGCGCGCTCCAATTCTCGGCCATGCCGAGGTCGATTTCATCGCTGGGGACGATCTGGCCGAGCCCCGGCACTTGACCCAAGAGCGCGCCGGCCCACGCCAGGTCGGACGACGTGCCTAGCAGAATCTCGGCTTGTGCGTCGACGACGATTGCCTCCAGACGCGGCAATGTGCGCGCGACGCGCGTGGGATCAGGAGCAAAAACAGGTACAGCCACCACTCCGGCATACATGCAGCCGGCCAGCGCCGCCAGGTAGTCGAGCCCCGTGTCATACATCAACAGCACACGATCGAGCGGCCGGCAGCGCTGCTGCAAATGCGCGGCGATCGCGCGGGCCTGCTGGTCAAGTTCCGCGTAAGTGCGATCGCAGGGCGCGGCGGTATCGTCGCCGGCCAGGAACGTGAACGCGACGCGCTGGCCGTGTTCCGCGGCGCGGCGGCGAAAGATCTCGACCAGGTTCGCCGCGCGAAGGCCCGCTACCCCGGCGCCTTGCGCAGGGAATCGCGATTCCTCGGCGGCCGTCGCATCATTGACAATTCCGTCGTTCATCGGAGGCAAGAACTAAAAAGGGGGTAAATGTACTGGCGGTGTATTCAACCCTGGCCACGCAGAGCCACGGTAGGGAGTAATTGGGCGGCGCGGATCGCGGGGTAAATCGCCCCCAAGATGCCGATGAGGACGGCAATGCACAGCCCTTGCACGATGACGCCCGGCGCCACGTAGCCGCTGACGAGTCCAGCGGTCGTCGGTGCGCGGCTTAACAGTTGCGTCATACCAAGAGCAAGTAATGTGCCAATGACGCCGCCGGCAATGCTCAGCAAACCCGCTTCGAGGATGATCATTCGCACGATGCGCCCGCGGCGCCAGCCGATCGCGCGCAGAATCCCGATTTCGCTCGTGCGCTCGAACACCGATACGATCATCGTGTTCAACATGCCCACGGCGCCAATCACCAAGGCGATCGCCGAGATGCTCCACGCCATGGCGCTGGCGATTTGAATCTTGCTGTCGGTCGCGACGTAGTTCTCCGTCGCCATCGCCGAGACGCCGACTCCCAGGCCATTGATCGCCTGCACGACGTCGGGCACAGCATCCGCGCCGCTTGCGCGGTCGACGCGTACGTTGAAGGCCGTTACCTGGTGCGACTGGTCGAGCATCCGCTGCAGTTCGACGAG harbors:
- a CDS encoding ABC transporter permease, encoding MRLISLVYKNIARRRIRSALTVTGMAVAVAAVVALVGIADGFKRSFLDMYQAHGVDVVVVRGRSADRMTSELDQGIGAKIATIPHVTAVEPVLLDVVSLEELGPVGVVVQGLEPTGALDRGRTLSAGTGFGPEDKKVALLGRILAANLGKSVGDEIEIYENERFRIVGIYDGGNIFENGAMIVPLVELQRMLDQSHQVTAFNVRVDRASGADAVPDVVQAINGLGVGVSAMATENYVATDSKIQIASAMAWSISAIALVIGAVGMLNTMIVSVFERTSEIGILRAIGWRRGRIVRMIILEAGLLSIAGGVIGTLLALGMTQLLSRAPTTAGLVSGYVAPGVIVQGLCIAVLIGILGAIYPAIRAAQLLPTVALRGQG